A stretch of Telopea speciosissima isolate NSW1024214 ecotype Mountain lineage chromosome 11, Tspe_v1, whole genome shotgun sequence DNA encodes these proteins:
- the LOC122644556 gene encoding subtilisin-like protease SBT3.9: protein MAATSSRHYHFQVIIALFFFLLNTLHCVWNCVTVAAADTTTTNVYIVYMGEKQQENPAAIVTSHHNMLATLLGSKEAAKNSILYSYKHGFSGFAASLSDSQAKAIADLPGVVLVFPNRIHKVHTTRSWDFLRLSPLPNSKSNLLTKAHMGDGTIIGVIDSGIWPESESFKDDGMDPIPLRWKGTCQTGQNFTSTNCNKKVIGARWFSSGYEKMFGPINTTEEYLSPRDKIGHGTHTASIAAGRFVPNASYKGLGRGLARGGAPLARLAIYKVAWYGESTDADELMAFDTAIHDGVDILSVSLGRKGGLPLQAFLEDGIAIGSFHAVEKGIPVVCSAGNDGPSSDTVGNTAPWIITVAATTIDRDFLSNITLANVTNLIIRHLYIINVIKAARLYIESIYNDACTEGSLNATLVKGKVVHCFAQPYSRRSAIEIAEVVERAGGVGVIYTQAHNDILTPCPIPCLKVDFEMGTNIHSYIRNASSPLVRSSQPQTVVGKKISPLVASSSSRGPNTLLPDVLKPDIAAPGVNILAAFPPIDGYPYEFQSGTSMACPHVAGVVALIKKLHRNWSPAAIKSAIMTTASRTGTDGLVILAQGGNLKPATPFDLGGGNINPMKVAYPGLIYDISTQNYIQFLCSKRYSEKQMATFTNRNDSCSRNKRLMSSLDLNLPSISIPYLENTVTVTRTVTNVGPVNSVYRAYVISPPGIGVKVEPHTLSFTASTKALSFKVTFNSTQKLQLMDYVFGFLTWTDKKHVVRIPLAVRVAHQYSSSQR from the exons ATGGCTGCTACCTCTTCACGACACTATCACTTTCAAGTGATcattgctctcttcttcttcttgctcaaTACTCTTCATTGCGTCTGGAACTGTGTCACAGTTGCTGCTGCTGATACTACAACAACCAAT GTGTACATTGTGTATATGGGTGAGAAGCAGCAAGAGAACCCAGCAGCCATAGTGACGTCTCACCATAATATGCTAGCAACGTTGCTCGgaag CAAAGAAGCTGCCAAGAATTCGATTCTCTACAGCTATAAGCATGGCTTCTCTGGGTTTGCAGCTTCTCTAAGTGATTCCCAGGCAAAAGCAATTGCAG ACTTGCCGGGTGTTGTCCTTGTGTTCCCTAATCGCATTCATAAAGTCCACACTACCCGAAGCTGGGATTTTCTAAGGCTCAGTCCACTGCCAAACTCAAAAAGTAACCTTTTGACTAAGGCTCATATGGGTGACGGGACTATTATTGGTGTTATAGACTCAG GAATCTGGCCAGAGTCAGAAAGCTTCAAGGATGATGGCATGGATCCGATTCCATTGCGTTGGAAAGGAACTTGCCAAACTGGGCAGAATTTCACTTCCACCAACTGCAATAAGAAAGTCATTGGTGCTCGCTGGTTCAGTAGCGGCTATGAGAAGATGTTCGGGCCCATCAATACTACTGAAGAGTATTTGTCCCCAAGGGATAAAATAGGGCATGGCACTCACACTGCTTCCATAGCTGCGGGTCGTTTTGTACCAAATGCAAGCTATAAAGGGCTAGGTAGAGGTTTAGCTAGAGGGGGTGCCCCTCTTGCTCGCCTAGCAATCTACAAGGTTGCTTGGTATGGAGAATCAACAGATGCAGATGAACTAATGGCATTTGACACGGCCATACATGATGGAGTAGACATTTTATCTGTGTCTTTAGGGCGTAAAGGAGGACTGCCTCTGCAGGCGTTTTTGGAGGATGGAATTGCAATTGGTTCATTTCATGCAGTAGAAAAGGGGATTCCTGTGGTTTGTTCAGCAGGAAACGATGGCCCTTCCTCTGATACGGTTGGGAACACGGCTCCATGGATCATCACTGTTGCTGCCACCACTATTGACAGGGATTTCCTATCAAATATTACACTTGCAAATGTAACAAACCTAATAATACGCcatttatatataattaatgtCATCAAAGCAGCAAGGCTATACATAGAATCTATCTATA ATGATGCTTGCACGGAAGGAAGTCTGAATGCGACATTAGTGAAAGGGAAGGTTGTCCATTGTTTTGCGCAACCATATTCACGACGATCCGCAATCGAGATTGCTGAAGTTGTTGAGAGAGCAGGAGGAGTCGGCGTTATATACACCCAAGCTCACAATGACATCCTCACTCCTTGCCCCATTCCTTGTTTGAAAGTAGATTTTGAAATGGGGACAAACATACATTCCTACATCAGAAATGCA AGCTCACCACTTGTGAGGAGCAGTCAGCCACAGACTGTAGTTGGGAAAAAGATATCTCCGTTAGTGGCCTCATCCTCATCCAGAGGACCAAATACTTTGTTACCTGACGTGTTGAAG CCTGATATAGCCGCACCAGGAGTGAACATCTTAGCTGCATTTCCTCCAATTGACGGTTACCCTTATGAATTCCAATCTGGAACTTCAATGGCTTGCCCTCATGTGGCTGGAGTGGTTGCCCTCATCAAAAAATTGCACAGAAATTGGTCGCCTGCAGCCATAAAATCAGCAATTATGACCACTG CCTCACGAACTGGAACAGATGGACTGGTAATATTGGCACAGGGAGGCAATCTCAAGCCTGCGACCCCTTTCGACTTGGGTGGAGGGAATATCAATCCCATGAAAGTAGCATATCCAGGGCTCATTTATGATATTAGCACCCAGAACTATATTCAGTTCCTCTGTTCCAAACGCTACAGTGAGAAACAGATGGCAACCTTTACTAACAGAAATGACTCATGTTCAAGGAATAAGAGGCTAATGTCTAGCTTGGACCTCAATCTCCCCTCCATCTCAATCCCATACCTTGAAAATACTGTAACAGTCACCAGGACTGTGACAAATGTGGGGCCCGTTAATTCAGTCTACAGAGCTTATGTGATATCTCCACCTGGTATTGGAGTTAAAGTTGAACCACACACACTATCCTTCACTGCATCCACCAAAGCGCTTTCCTTCAAAGTCACATTTAATTCTACTCAAAAGCTGCAGCTTATGGATTACGTATTTGGATTCCTGACTTGGACTGATAAAAAGCATGTGGTCAGGATTCCGCTGGCGGTTCGTGTTGCTCATCAGTATTCTAGTTCTCAGAGATAA